From one Culex quinquefasciatus strain JHB chromosome 3, VPISU_Cqui_1.0_pri_paternal, whole genome shotgun sequence genomic stretch:
- the LOC6030802 gene encoding uncharacterized protein LOC6030802 has translation MSENFAAASAAKQMPIEKLVRVGYYELDKTIGKGNFAVVKLASNVITNSKVAIKIIDKTCLDEENLAKTFREISILKVLHHPHITRLYEVMESRNKIYLVTEHAARGEIFDHLVANGRMKEEEAARIFSQIISAVDYCHCKGIVHRDLKAENVLLDNEMNVKLADFGFSNTFSEGTPLRTWCGSPPYAAPEVFQGVEYDGPKSDIWSLGVVLYVLVCGALPFDGATLHDLRSVVVAGKFRIPFFMSQECEHLIRHMLVVEPEKRYALKQIANHKWLEMYNAIPMLDSGPFIPTESANLDTIVMTHMLQLPGLTADMIAQSVHENRFDHIYAIYYLLVDKLKQKRKEKNRLQHHASLAYSRSRKTSITTGVVDRTEVIKNDSQERLSPLTSSGSTILNMSAGLGTSEELEKYDLEAANSAKTPESTDHLFPPTCANASANTRRHTVGPGDVAHEQALANPNAPINFKTTEQQPPTQNVPINIPMLQNQPIHNLTIKDQHLLKPPMVMGASAFGRRASDGGANLHIFYPTTPNFNEQPVGEAIYGSQAAAHAAMAAAAAGVGVMGDHPMPTVCGVDGPDDTSDEIQRYMHGRGCTKRHTVGCTDDLSAGNPGTMEPPQAHSPAPSTAAAAGGGGRTRRTGLLTVMERPPGRYSPVRRASEGSKINTQFQGPFQECQQLQKGLNVGTQQRNLLIAPSPPLADNSVSLPGSPMHCKPFEDRSQQDITLPQDMMLSLLPGLEKLVLEKRIQIETANNIISTRTVPYEVRQQLGLFAHAVMPDLGYALQQQLQHSQSVSPLTARPGTLHPNNIAGNSIGASSFGYYGGLPYSPFGTPGAVPGLNFPGSSSNSGCPSPVYYSECPSPILPGPPGAQTGGGASPMHQITRGLSIMNTGGSTTSAAGGSITRGTSAAFPVSCNEPLDLSMDVVNSVEIDYHRNSYSINPVGTAGGPSSLNYFDMKNFSLMPPQQMRLVATPPTSPNLCIIQEEIPNVAPFQGGVPYKSQSAGGSPEDLSFQHTHPQICLTDVQGSEITLVALSDSSHDSDDSLNCQSSSGLGFQGLLISEPSSDMPSITRGVGRKASLETENNSTSTSTKLETDTSESYARRGSDKSLGFSDDSLSNDSNHSNLSPSQEPSASSGFKSCDSHSEQDARLSPDSLCDTKTLTDECYELPLPQECSTLDSSRILEMVKRRIDSKMPPMGCVFNAAKTVDATDLGGGQHSRSSDHAVDHGASSSLPVGGDSSNLSLEYSGGLQIELQVFEGRIKDSHSSKGLKLRRISGDQNEYGKLCQQLITSLTV, from the exons atgaGTGAAAACTTCGCGGCTGCTTCCGCCGCAAAACAAATGCCAATCGAAAAGTTGGTACGTGTTGGATATTACGAACTGGACAAAACGATCGGGAAAGGAAACTTTGCAGTCGTCAAGCTTGCATCCAACGTGATAACCAACTCAAAG GTTGCAATTAAAATAATCGATAAAACATGTCTCGACGAGGAGAACCTGGCGAAAACGTTTCGCGAAATATCGATACTGAAGGTGTTGCATCATCCGCACATAACACGCTTGTACGAGGTCATGGAATCACGTAACAAAATCTACCTGGTGACGGAACACGCGGCCCGGGGTGAAATTTTCGACCACCTGGTCGCGAATGGGCGCATGAAGGAGGAGGAAGCGGCCCGAATCTTCTCCCAGATTATCTCCGCCGTGGACTACTGTCACTGTAAGGGAATTGTCCATCGCGATTTGAAGGCGGAGAACGTGCTGTTGGATAACGAGATGAACGTTAAGCTGGCGGACTTTGGTTTCAGCAATACCTTTTCCGAGGGAACTCCGCTGCGAACTTGGTGCGGTTCACCGCCGTACGCGGCCCCTGAGGTATTCCAGGGTGTCGAGTATGACGGGCCAAAGTCCGATATCTGGAGCTTGGGAGTGGTGTTGTATGTGCTCGTTTGTGGTGCCCTCCCGTTCGATGGTGCAACGTTACACGACCTGCGGAGCGTGGTAGTCGCGGGCAAGTTTCGCATTCCCTTCTTCATGTCGCAAGAGTGCGAACACCTAATCAGGCATATGCTGGTCGTGGAACCGGAGAAACGGTATGCGTTGAAGCAGATCGCCAATCACAAGTGGTTGGAGATGTATAACGCGATTCCGATGCTTGACTCGGGGCCTTTCATACCGACGGAGAGCGCCAACCTGGACACCATTGTAATGACCCACATGTTACAACTCCCTGGACTTACGGCCGATATGATCGCACAATCTGTACATGAGAATCGGTTCGACCacatttatgccatttactatCTGCTGGTGGACAAGttgaaacaaaaacgaaaagagAAGAACCGACTCCAGCATCACGCCAGCCTAGCGTACTCACGGTCTCGGAAAACGAGCATTACTACCGGCGTTGTAGATCGAACTGAGGTCATCAAGAATGACTCACAAGAGCGACTAAGTCCACTGACCAGTTCGGGATCAACCATCCTAAACATGTCGGCTGGACTTGGTACGTCGGAGGAGTTGGAAAAGTACGACCTTGAAGCGGCAAACTCCGCCAAGACACCCGAATCTACCGACCATCTGTTTCCGCCTACGTGCGCCAACGCTTCGGCCAACACTCGACGGCACACCGTGGGACCCGGTGACGTGGCACACGAACAGGCCCTGGCCAATCCAAACGCACCAATCAACTTCAAGACAACTGAACAGCAACCTCCGACGCAGAACGTTCCCATCAACATCCCGATGCTGCAGAACCAACCGATTCACAACCTTACCATCAAGGATCAACATCTGCTGAAGCCTCCAATGGTCATGGGCGCAA GTGCCTTCGGAAGACGCGCTTCGGACGGAGGAGCCAATCTGCACATCTTCTATCCAACAACGCCAAATTTCAACGAACAACCGGTCGGTGAAGCGATCTACGGAAGTCAGGCGGCAGCCCACGCCGCCATGGCCGCAGCCGCCGCCGGTGTTGGTGTGATGGGCGACCACCCGATGCCAACGGTGTGCGGAGTCGACGGTCCGGACGATACCAGCGACGAGATTCAAAG GTACATGCACGGTCGGGGATGCACGAAGCGTCATACCGTCGGTTGCACCGATGATCTTTCGGCCGGAAATCCCGGAACGATGGAACCTCCCCAGGCACACTCACCAGCGCCATCCACGGCCGCTGCCGCAGGAGGTGGAGGTCGCACTCGGAGAACTGGTCTGCTCACCGTCATGGAAAGGCCGCCAG GTCGCTACAGTCCGGTGCGTCGAGCTTCTGAGGGCTCAAAAATCAACACACAATTCCAAGGACCATTCCAGGAGTGCCAGCAGCTCCAGAAGGGCCTGAACGTTGGCACTCAACAACGAAATTTGCTTATCGCACCAAGTCCCCCGCTAGCGGACAACTCGGTGAGTCTGCCGGGCTCGCCAATGCACTGTAAACCATTCGAGGACAGATCTCAGCAGGATATTACACTGCCCCAGGACATGATGCTGTCGTTGCTGCCCGGTTTGGAGAAGCTTGTCCTAGAGAAGCGCATCCAGATCGAGACGGCCAATAACATCATCAGCACAAGAACCGTTCCGTACGAGGTGCGGCAACAGTTGGGCCTGTTTGCCCACGCGGTGATGCCGGATCTCGGGTACGCGTTACAGCAGCAGCTGCAGCACAGTCAGAGTGTCTCGCCCCTCACGGCCAGGCCAGGCACGCTACATCCTAACAACATTGCCGGTAATAGTATAGGGGCGTCCAGCTTTGGCTATTACGGTGGTTTGCCTTATTCACCCTTTGGGACGCCTGGGGCTGTGCCGGGGTTGAACTTTCCCGGAAGTAGCAGCAACAGTGGATGCCCATCACCCGTATACTACAGCGAATGTCCCTCGCCAATCCTACCCGGACCACCGGGAGCGCAGACAGGTGGTGGTGCCTCACCGATGCATCAGATCACACGGGGTTTAAGTATTATGAACACTGGGGGTAGCACAACTTCGGCTGCCGGCGGTTCCATCACTCGTGGAACCAGCGCAGCTTTTCCAGTATCTTGCAATGAACCTTTAGACCTTAGCATGGACGTAGTCAATAGTGTAGAAATAGATTATCATAGGAACAGCTACTCGATAAATCCAGTCGGCACCGCCGGTGGCCCATCATCCCTTAACTAttttgatatgaaaaattttagcCTTATGCCGCCGCAGCAAATGCGTCTTGTAGCAACGCCCCCAACTTCGCCGAATCTTTGTATCATACAAGAGGAAATACCAAACGTTGCCCCGTTCCAGGGTGGCGTTCCCTACAAGAGCCAATCGGCTGGAGGATCTCCAGAGGACTTGAGCTTTCAACACACCCATCCCCAGATCTGTCTAACGGACGTCCAGGGCAGCGAAATAACCCTGGTAGCGCTGTCTGACTCCAGCCACGACAGTGATGATTCGCTCAACTGTCAGAGTTCATCGGGGTTGGGTTTTCAGGGTCTCCTTATATCCGAACCTTCTAGTGATATGCCCTCAATTACGCGGGGCGTGGGCAGAAAAGCTAGTCTCGAAACCGAAAATAACTCCACGTCGACAtcgaccaagctggaaaccGACACGAGCGAATCGTATGCTCGTCGAGGCAGCGACAAGTCGTTAGGTTTTAGCGACGATAGTCTTAGCAACGATTCGAACCACTCCAATCTTTCCCCTAGTCAGGAACCGTCCGCCAGTTCAGGGTTCAAGAGTTGCGACTCTCACTCCGAGCAGGACGCTCGCCTAAGCCCTGACTCCCTATGCGACACCAAGACCCTCACGGACGAGTGTTACGAGCTGCCGTTGCCCCAGGAATGCTCTACGCTGGACTCGTCCCGAATACTGGAGATGGTCAAGCGACGGATCGACTCCAAAATGCCGCCCATGGGTTGTGTGTTCAACGCT